The following DNA comes from Scomber scombrus chromosome 7, fScoSco1.1, whole genome shotgun sequence.
TAAATGTCTTCATGTGAATTAATGTAAACTGAAAAACTACACAAATAGCCATTAACATTCCTGAGAGCTTTACGCCCGCGTCCGTCCGAACACATTCAGCGGTATATTAGTTGCATAATGTGCAAGCATGCTCCTCTCATCAGTGATCAGCCCATTAGTCCGGTTGTAAACGTGGAGGCAGCCTGGACGCGGATGAGCAGATTACTGCAAACACCAGCCTTTTTACAACCGGCGCTGAtgacagaagagagagggggggggggaaacatcCTGTCAATCAGTAACCACGCTGTAATATAACCGATGTGTTTTAAATAGGCAGCCTGGTTTTTTTTCACCcttcatatatttaaattataatggAAACATCTTTAACAGAGTACTACCATtaataaaaaccccaaaaaggATCATTTTCTAGCTTTTACAAACTTCAAAGTGTATTAAACTACACACAAAATGGTGAAATAAGCTTTCACAAGACAAGTGAACACATCCCGGGATGATGGAGCTGATGCAACCATGTCGCAACATTACCGCATAAGACACCAGCTAGCACGATATAGCTTATAAAAAGACGAGGGATGCCAAAGATACCCCAACATTTGACATAGTGTCGATTTGGaccaagcaaaacaaaaagggaAACAGCCATGCAACGTTTCCCCTCTTTCAGTAGACATTATGTGTGCATCAGATCACCATTAAGCATGTATCAGGGCAGTAGATCTCTTGCAACATCTTAACTACTTTGGCCGATAATctgttaatatttaacataagAGGATATATAAATATTCTCATTACATAActataaaaagagtaaaagaaatCTTAGGTTTCAGCTCCTGAACAATGTaatgagaggggggggggaaagaagaaatagcttatatttattgtattaattaacctttattttacctcaaaagTCCATTGAGGATGAATTAggtcaaagaaaaagaaaataaaacaacaaattaatacAAGTAAACAGATAAGATTACgataaagttaaaaacatttgcaattaatttaaaaaaaaggtctgaAATAAAGCTTTTGAACAGCTGTAGTGGCGGTAAAGTATCTAATTTTAAGGCCTTTTCTTGCAGATTATTGTAAATGTAAGGTGCTTTATTAAAAGGGTAACAATACCATGTGACTTCAGGGttaaaagagattaaatataGGGCGGTAGCATCTGTAGTAAAGCTTTAAAATAGTAATAGTAAACAAAAAGTAAGAGCAATATTGATAGATATGAATATAAACAACAAGGATATGATAAAACATGAGTGTATGAATataaagtgtgcatgtgtgcatgtttcctacctttaatatataaataaatgtgcatatataatgtgcatttacagtaatatgtgcttatgcatgtgtgtgacaaCAGGCCATGTTAACCACTGAGCTACCACATGTAATTATTGACCTAATTTATTACATCTTAAAgcaattatgtgtttttttaggtAGATAACACACAAATTAACCTCACCTTAAATCACTCCTCAAAAACACAGCCATTGTCATGATATTATTCCCCCATTTTTAAACTACTTAACAAATAGTTTCAGACCTTTTATAACTAATGTCACAATCAGAAACCATAAATATTAAAAGCTAAGtacatttaatgttaaaaacacttctcttctcctgtgcttatgactgagctcttttaaagcactttaaaattttaatatttcatttgcactgtgtatgtcctttttaatgattttaaagcaaatcattattttatgctgcaaccttatatttaatgctctattctaatctagtttttattttattgttctctctatttttctgtactactgtatgttttttagtttccaattcttactgttaaatgtttaaattgagttgcccctgggtatgaaatgcactatatataaataaagctgccttgccttaaattagtaaaaaaacaacattaaattagattatttttcAGCTTTAAAACTTTGTTAAAAGACAAACCAACAAACGAAGCATCTTAAAAAACTATGAAACCCAACTTAACACGACATATTAACACTTATCATCTTCTTCTTTAAGCTGGTTAAGTAAACTTTACACCATATTTATGTGCATGTTTAATAATTTCTGCAGAAAACATCTGGGAGGCACCAAGTAAAAGCCTTAACATTAGCTGGGTTAGCAAGCTGCTAGCTCCCTGTTAGCCTCTCCATGAACCCAATGAACCTGCATCCAATTAATACCTATGTTATTTACAAATTACAAACATTAGGGTTGCTGTAAACCGACATTAAGACATGTGCTATCTGCAAGAAGGTGGTCATTGTTACCAAAATTAGATTAAAACAGATGTCAGTGTAGCTTGAAACCTAGCCTGATTAAAGTTAGCATGCTGAGTTAGCACAGTGACGATGATGCAcaatgtgattttgttttacATCAAGGTTTCTTTTAGCTGAttgtatatgaaaaaaaagctgatgcACGTGAACCCCCTGCACGTGCACAACCTTGCTGATGCAACCACAACACTGCATCTTTATCTGCGTCTTTATTAGGAGTGATAAGACAATCCTAATCAGCCCTcctcatgcttttttttctcctccaacaCTTAGCTAACTTTGGtaacagcagctaacagctagcagggtttgttttattgcttcacTCACCTGGACTAAAAACCTTCCCCTCCTCTCGATTTGAgttgttgtttctgtgttgGTTCCTTTTCCTGGGTGAACTGGTGAAACTGCCGTGCTACTCCTTCATAAAAAGATTAGTTTGCATGCCTTTGGTTCAGATGCTGACATGCAGGAGGAGCAGCGTTTCAAATCTACTGGTTGTCAAATCCCGGAGAGAAACCTCTCCACTCCGACCTCTCACCCTGCAgcaggggaggagagaagaaggaccAGAGCGACCTCTAGTGTGGATTATGGGTGTAATGCATCAGTGGTGTGGAAACAGACTTCAATATGACACTTTTAACACtgttttaatagatttttatttcCCACAGCAGggtcagccttatgttcccacaacCCTATGTTCCCCAATTTCTAAGAAAGTGTCCCCCCATCAAAAGTaggccttatgttccctcagccataTCTCCCCCAATTTCTGAGAAATTttcctcccatcaaaattaggccctatgttctcaaagccctatgttcccccattTCTAAGAAAGTGTCCCCcccatcaaaattaggccctatgttcccaaaGCCCTATGttcctcccatcaaaattaagccctatgttcccaaagccctatgttcccccattTCTAAGAAATTGTCCCCCATCAAAGAtcaggccctatgttccctgaAGGTCTTTCCACTAAtttccctaatgcacataacgtgttttatctatgaaaatgcttgaaaggtgaaattctttattttattattaaactgtgggaacataaggctgagggaacatagggctgaggaaacatagggctgagggaacatagggctgagggaacataaggctaagggaacatagggctgagggaacataggactgagggaacataaggctgtgggaacatagggctgtgggaacatagggctgagggtacatagggctgagggaacatagggctgagggaacataaggctgtgggaacatagggctgagggtacataggactgagggaacataaggctgagggaacattgggctgtgggaacataaggctgagggaacatagggctgagggaacataggactgaggggaacatagggctgagggaacatagggctgaaggaacatagggctgagggaacatagggctgaggaaacatagggctgtggggacatagggctgagggaacaaaGGTTTGTGGGAACATAGtgatgagggaacataggactgtgggaacataaggctgagggaacatagggctgagggaacatagggctgagggaacatagtgctgagggaacatagggctgagggaacatagggctgtgggaacatagtgatgagggaacataggactgtggaacataaggctgagggaacataggactgagggaacatagggctgagggaacatagggctgagggaacataaggctgagggtaCATAGGGCTGGAGGAAGTACTCAGATACTTTACTCAGGTAAAAGTATTAATACAGctatgtaaaaatacttcattacaagtaaaagtcctgtgTGAAAAATCCTATTTAGGTAAAAGTACATAagattatgagcttgatgtagttaaagtattgatTATAATGATTAGATATTAtaatgattaatgggagaggaaagtagaaaaaactaatttctgatacacaaatctgtttttaatttttttgacatttttctctaaaaaaattggatcatttgaacatttattgaaatgaaaccatgtgagaagtttaaagggaaaaatcagtatttggtagAGAAAAAGCTTGCTATATTattcattgtgtcaaatcttcatctgaaaagtaattaaagctgtcaaataaatgtagtggagtaaaaagtacaatacttCCTTCTGAGATGTAGTGGAGTgtaagtataaagtagcatcatatggaaatactcaagtaacgtacctcaaaattgtacttaagtacttgagtaaatatactgAGTTACTttagctagatagatagatagatagatagatagatagatagatagatagatagatagatagatagatagatagatagatagatagatagatagatagatagatagatagatagatagatagatagatagatagatagatagatagatagataggtgggtgggtggatggatggatgggtattggatggatggatgggtgggtgggtggatggatggatggatggatggatggatggatggatggatggatggatggatggatggatggatggatgggtgggtgggtgggtggatggatggatggatgggtgggtgggtggatgtaTGGGtattggatggatggatgggtgggtgggtggatggatggatggatggatggatggatggatggatggatggatggatggatggatggatgggtggatggatggatggatggatggatggatggatggctggatggacgggtgggtgggtgggtggatgtaTGGGtattggatggatggatgggtgggtggatggatggatggatgggtgggtgggtgggtggatgggtggatggatggatgggtgggtgggagtggagtggatgggtggatggatggatagatggatagatggatagatagatggatagatagaaactttattgaACCCCTAGGGGAAATTTAGGAATCAGATcgttattttaaatgtgaaacatAAGATCAGTTAATAGAATATGCATTGTTATAGATTAAACtataatatttttaaacttGTCTGTaccaacataaaaacatgcctACATGCTGCctcaattcatcattttttatatttaaattacacatatatatacacatatgatAAATATAAGACTCTAAATTGGGCCATGTTGAATAATGAgtacttttatttttgatactttaagtacattttgctgaaaGTGcttacatatatttacataagTAAGATATTGAATGCAGTACTACTTGTGACTGAGTATGTTTTTCATCGTggtatttctacttttattcAAGTAAAAGATCTGAGTGCTTCCCTTCACAACTAAGTAAGACAATTCTGAGTGGAAATAATCATTTAAGTATTCCTTTgacaaaaccccccaaaaaaatacCCCATTTACTTTGTTCATTAGAACGTTGATGTTTgagaaaaacaatgcaaaataaatgacaataagGAGCACAGAAAATGAACTAACCAATCAGTATCATCATCATTCACTGagcatgaaaaatgtaaactgTGTGCATTCATAGCAcgctgtcaacacacacacacattgattcATCCAGGCGGCTGAACACTAACAAAAGTCTGAAGAAACACTTACAGTAAActggcctcttttttttttttacttcacttgaataaatgaaaataactcGGAGAAATGTGCATCGACTCAGAGGTCTGTGACCAGGCAGGAGCTGCAGGATCACTGCTGCCATCTTCCACACAGTGTGAGGTCCACACATAAAAGCTTCAAGCTGGCAGGTCTGTGTTGCCTTGACGACCACTTTGGCAACTAATCAACCAATCGTTTATACTGTGTGGTGATGTTATCGTACGACAGTGAAATTGGCTTTTGTCAGTTGCCGcatgtgtaaagaaaaaaaaagaggcaaaaggCAAACAAAGACATTGAGATAAGTGACTAAAGAACAGCGCTGGACGTCCCACGAGCAAAGAAGGAAGCTCCTTTATCGTGGACTTTGTACTGGAAGagtttcttctgtgtgtgttgccCGTCAGCTTGTCTCCTCCTCCAACACACCTCCACCTGAAAACCAAGGAATATGGGTTAGTGGGTTATGGTTTTAATGCAGGATTCAATGCACAGCTTCCTTGCAAAATACTACAAATTAAGAACTGTGCAAAAGGTTTGAGCACATTAGATGTTTAGACTCTTATCAATAACACCGTCAGGGAGGCATATGATTGATCCcacatgtactattaatgcattcaataacctaaacttcttccccggagttgtctgtgctttctcgtctcacaggtaatctggacctgtagacgtccggatgacagattccagtcccggaccttcaatgtgcttctctctctctctctctctctctcctctcctctccttcctctctctcctctctctcctctctctctcctatccttccgctctctcctctctctcctcctctcctctctctcattctcctctcctgtccttcctctctcctctctctcctatccttcctctctctcctctccttcctctctctccttctcctctcctgtccttcctctctcctctctctcctatacttcctctctctcctctccttcctctctctctctcctctctctctctcctatccttcctctctctcctctctctcctcctctctctcctatccttcctctctctcctctctctcctatccttcctctctctcctctccttcctctctctctctcctctctctctctcctatccttcctctctctcctctctttcctctctctctcctctccttcctctctctcctctccttcctctctctcctctctctctcctatccttcctctctctcctctcctatccttcctctctctcctcctctctctcctctctctcctatccttcctctctctcctctctcctatccttcctctctctcctctcctatccttcctctctctcctcctctccttcctctctctcctctctaccccaaccggtcgaggcagatgttctcccactttgagtctggttctgcctgaggtttcttcctgttaaaagggagttttttcttgccactgtcactaagtgcttgctcatgtgggaatgttgggtctctttaaattaaaacctgaagagttcagtttagaacctgctctatgtgtaaagtgccttgagatgactttgttgtgatttggcgctatataaataaagttgattgattgattgattgattgatcccacatttattctgcagcatggCAACGACCCCAAACATACAACCAGAGTTATAAATAAGTATCTATACAAGGgatcctgcagcagatggttcgGCCCCCCCaacagagccctgatctcaacatcaggACGGAAGCAGCTGAGTTGCagaaaaccacagaagaagaagaaaaactgttgCAACTTCTCCGAAACCTGCCAAGTACCTGAAAtactgtgtgcaggtgtttttttgtttttctactttctgAACTGTGTATGCAGCtatttgacaaataaaaactattcatggcattaagatttttagtttagtttgttttattgctgtcatttttaaatatatgcaacTCAAATAATCATATGACgctgttttcttcatctccaatagaaacagtgacaaaccaaaaaaggctttttcttatttctcaGCTTATAACACCTACccattatttttgaaagcatcCTAACTTTAACTTCAGTGGTTAAAACTtgtgcacagtactgtataataatgttaatttcTTGCAAAGTTTATGCCCTGAGTATTACTATTTGCTATATCCTTTAAAAGCTACTGGTATGACTGTGTACCAATTTCTTATGTATACACACAAGTAGTATTAACAGAGTGAGACTTTATGCACtgtataaacacataaacacacacctggCCGTGGATGTCCCTGCAGTACCCGGTGGGGAGACCCCGTACTTGAAGAGCGAGGCTACACTGGTGGCTCAGGCCCTTCAGGAGCCTCTCTGAGCCTTCGTCATCTCCGTCGTCTTCCTCGTCTTCTTCCCCGTCACAGCGAGCCAGCATCACCACGTTCCCCTGCAGCCACAGTCGAAGTCCAGGTGATAGAGGGATTTAATTTATATGTGAGCTCATGCAGGataattaaagaataaagtAAGTAATTCTAATAATGAGGAGAACAAACTATACATGTAAAATCAGCAATTTGAGTTTTTGATTTATTCCGACCCGTTTCTGGGAGCAGACGGTGGCTCGGCAGTAGTGGCTGAAGTCCAGCGCGGCTCCGACGCTCACCCCCAGACTCAGCAGCACGCTGAGGTCATCCACCAGCAGCACCGGGGGTCCCCACTCCTCTTCCCCACCGTCTGAGCTGCTTACACCGGAGCGGACAAACTCGTACAGACTCCGCAGGCCAACAGCAGGATCCCTGAAGGCAGAAATGAGAGGGAGACGGAGATGATGATGGGAGAAGATTGCAATAAAGTGCTATTTTTGGTCTTTATGTAGTGATTAAACTTGGTGAGAGAAACAAAGATAAATGAATAACGAGGAATGTGGATGTTTAGCCCTACAGAGGTTGTGCTTTATTGTTTTGATAAAGattctattaaaaaaagataaagtgcTAATTTATTACAGGAGGCTTAAATATATCTGAATgtctaaaaatgtgtgtaatttgatattatatgtaaaatacatgAAGAAAACTAGAATAGTGAATAGTAAATGTAATCTAGTTACACTCATGATTATTATTAAGGTTTTAACATAGTGGTAATGCAGACAAGGGAAATGATAaactaatgatgatgataatatataaatgtgcaggTAACACAGAAACATATCATATAACATATTATAAATGATTTGTTTGTACCTGAGGAAGTCCATTGCTTGACTTCCTGTGTCGGCTTCTTGAGGATTTAAAATAGAGAGCGACTCCTTCAGTCCTTCCAGGAATATTAGTTGACCTTTTTCCTTCGCCTGTGCTAGACTCACAccctgaggacacacacacacaatccacaaCACAGATATGATGTCATTATTCAGTCCGTACATACCTAATAAAATCAGTCAAAACAGCTTCAATGTGACAATTcgttgtgtttttaaatcttgTCATCCGGTGCTTATTTGGAGTTCAATGATTTAAAACACTTACATTTCAA
Coding sequences within:
- the elp6 gene encoding elongator complex protein 6, encoding MFTELNSILNTSPDSFTQGEFILVSDRQSDASFLIHHFLSFYLRARCKVCFVGLVQSYSHYSAVSQRLGVSLAQAKEKGQLIFLEGLKESLSILNPQEADTGSQAMDFLRDPAVGLRSLYEFVRSGVSSSDGGEEEWGPPVLLVDDLSVLLSLGVSVGAALDFSHYCRATVCSQKRGNVVMLARCDGEEDEEDDGDDEGSERLLKGLSHQCSLALQVRGLPTGYCRDIHGQVEVCWRRRQADGQHTQKKLFQYKVHDKGASFFARGTSSAVL